The Setaria italica strain Yugu1 chromosome IX, Setaria_italica_v2.0, whole genome shotgun sequence genome has a window encoding:
- the LOC111258435 gene encoding serine/threonine-protein phosphatase 7 long form homolog, with product MWIHCLTDWHQAGSYSWGSAVLCFLYRQLCEACRRSSGSPSVKVSHTRLDRAYLDYINEIDTLTAHSVNWQPYDGDNPLPFPLSFVCAADDDIYRMVCPLICFYAVEYHLPHRVARQFGMRQIWPPQATSTSIELHNVDRKKKRKVSEWASFHHAYIQEWELFEENVDENNEPHTNSAYRQYQSWYQGATRHRLREAWTQDDYAEIQSSDDEDTVYDQSTRAGRQVEAGPILDRMGRTLQTSVRDIEHIRPRVRDPEIRSVLEFRAK from the exons atgtggatccactgcCTCACTGACTGGCACCAGGCTGGTTCTTACAGCTGGGGATCAGCTGTGTTGTGCTTTCTATACCGGCAGCTGTGCGAGGCGTGCCGTCGGTCTTCGGGCTCCCCGTCA GTTAAGGTTAGCCATACCAGGTTGGACCGCGCGTACCTGGATTACATCAATGAGATAGACACGCTCACTGCTCATAGT GTAAATTGGCAGCCTTACGACGGAGACAATCCACTTCCTTTTCCCCTTAGCTTCGTGTGTGCGGCGGACGATGATATTTATAGGATGGTGTGCCCTCTTATTTGCttctatgctgtcgagtaccaccTGCCACATCGAGTCGCACGTCAATTTGGGATGAGGCAGATTTGGCCACCACAGGCGACCTCGACTAGTATAGAGTTACACAA cgtggatcgaaagaagaaaaggaaggtcTCCGAGTGGGCCTCGTTCCACCACGCATACATTCAGGAATGGGAGCTGTTCGAGGAGAACGTGGACGAGAACAACGAGCCGCACACAAACAGTGCGTACAGACAATACCAGAGctggtaccaaggtgcgacgcGGCACAGGCTGAGGGAAGCGTGGACGCAAGATGACTACGCCGAAATCCAGTcatccgacgatgaagacacggtgtacgatcagagtactcgtgctggaaggcaggtggaggcaggaccaatcctggataggatg GGCCGTACCCTACAAACCTCGGTTAGAGATATAGAGCATATCCGTCCACGAGTTAGGGACCCCGAGATACGGAGCGTCCTAGAG
- the LOC101786855 gene encoding myb-related protein MYBAS2-like: MPRSPSQLLAATFPEDAGVAPHCAGRRPPPLAPLPLPGAAAPHPASSPSLAAGRTRRAPRLGVWSVIAAQLPGRTDLAIKNYWNSTLKKKFPAARTPAAYRRQNSPACSASCDAGTPARDLQLFACSSEESSTAGSSPSPAKPVLPGPTLVQAVKPPVPVVAAGQEPIAAVPLRIEQKQAVVGRPRLENKPSPPPPACDQTGKRVMDIVCAPMSPVPLSFIEPEELACI; this comes from the exons ATGCCTCGCTCGCCATCGCAGCTGCTGGCCGCCACCTTCCCCGAGGACGCCGGCGTGGCCCCGCACTGCGCgggccgccgccctcccccgcTCGCTCCGCTGCCTCTGCCCGGCGCTGCAGCCCCGCACccggcctcgtcgccgtcgctcgCCGCTGGCCGGACACGGAGGGCTCCCCGCCTGGGAGT CTGGTCTGTCATCGCTGCCCAGCTCCCGGGGAGGACAGACCTGGCCatcaagaactactggaacaGCACGCTCAAGAAGAAGTTCCCGGCGGCGAGGACCCCCGCGGCCTACCGCCGCCAGAACAGCCCGGCCTGCAGCGCGTCGTGTGACGCCGGGACGCCGGCGCGGGACCTGCAGCTGTTTGCCTGCAGCAGCGAGGAGAGCTCCACGGCAGGGTCCAGCCCGAGCCCTGCCAAGCCCGTCTTGCCCGGCCCAACGCTGGTGCAAGCAGTGAAGCCGCCGGTTccggtcgtcgccgccggccaagaACCGATCGCGGCGGTCCCGCTGAGGATCGAGCAGAAGCAGGCCGTGGTGGGCCGACCGCGTCTGGAGAATAAGccgtctccaccaccaccggcctgtGATCAGACCGGCAAGAGGGTCATGGACATCGTCTGCGCGCCCATGTCTCCTGTTCCTCTAAGCTTCATTGAACCGGAGGAGCTGGCCTGCATCTAA
- the LOC101765251 gene encoding testis-specific gene A8 protein-like isoform X2, producing the protein MTARSYLSVWCRRRSPEPPVHGAERNFLAPSSPTAHLDRGRWMLSSVQCTAGAYNLLIPERKRSWCHRDTDHNPPDRSWSEVSRLQASLMDPSTSNAGAGASVVVAVAAPAAAPPPARPRAAAAPPALSPLSSRAAAAATLFVLGCASTALALLALSLNPADAGFLGPCAPTGQAAANLRASSVLMLLAVAALALAGTVAVLAPARPFAPFACALGAVTAYAAVVVLPRVVACHGHGHGAIAVYYGLFVAMLCAALFAAVAVAVAGDH; encoded by the exons ATGACTGCTCGTAGCTACCTCTCCGTGTGGTGTCGCCGTCGATCGCCTGAGCCTCCCGTCCATGGGGCAGAACGCAATTTCCTCGCACCTTCCAGCCCTACGGCTCACCTCGATCGTGGCCGTTGGATGCTGTCCTCGGTGCAGTGCACGGCCGGCGCATATAATCTGCTCATTCCGGAGCGGAAAAGGAGTTGGTGTCACAGAGACACAGACCACAATCCTCCGGACCGGAGCTGGAGTGAAGTGAGCAGGCTGCAAGCTTCGCTGATGGATCCTTCCACGAGCAATGCTG GAGCGGGGGCATCAGTCGTGGTTGCtgtggcggcgccggcagcagctCCACCGCCGGCACGACCACGAgcagcggcagcgccgccggcgctgAGCCCTCTGAGCTCgcgtgcggctgcggcggcgactCTCTTCGTGTTGGGGTGTGCGTCGACGGCGCTCGCCCTCCTCGCCTTGTCCCTCAACCCGGCCGACGCCGGCTTCCTG GGGCCCTGCGCGCCGacggggcaggcggcggcgaaccTGCGCGCCTCGTCcgtgctgatgctgctggccgtggcggcgctggcgctCGCGGGCACGGTGGCCGTgctggcgccggcgcgcccGTTCGCGCCCTTCGCCTGCGCGCTGGGTGCCGTCAccgcctacgccgccgtggTCGTCCTCCCGAGGGTCGTCGCCTGCCACGGTCACGGCCACGGAGCGATCGCCGTCTACTACGGTCTCTTCGTCGCCATGCTGTGCGCCGCGCTGttcgcggccgtcgccgtcgccgttgccGGGGATCATTAG
- the LOC101765251 gene encoding testis-specific gene A8 protein-like isoform X1, which yields MTARSYLSVWCRRRSPEPPVHGAERNFLAPSSPTAHLDRGRWMLSSVQCTAGAYNLLIPERKRSWCHRDTDHNPPDRSWSEVSRLQASLMDPSTSNAAGAGASVVVAVAAPAAAPPPARPRAAAAPPALSPLSSRAAAAATLFVLGCASTALALLALSLNPADAGFLGPCAPTGQAAANLRASSVLMLLAVAALALAGTVAVLAPARPFAPFACALGAVTAYAAVVVLPRVVACHGHGHGAIAVYYGLFVAMLCAALFAAVAVAVAGDH from the exons ATGACTGCTCGTAGCTACCTCTCCGTGTGGTGTCGCCGTCGATCGCCTGAGCCTCCCGTCCATGGGGCAGAACGCAATTTCCTCGCACCTTCCAGCCCTACGGCTCACCTCGATCGTGGCCGTTGGATGCTGTCCTCGGTGCAGTGCACGGCCGGCGCATATAATCTGCTCATTCCGGAGCGGAAAAGGAGTTGGTGTCACAGAGACACAGACCACAATCCTCCGGACCGGAGCTGGAGTGAAGTGAGCAGGCTGCAAGCTTCGCTGATGGATCCTTCCACGAGCAATGCTG CAGGAGCGGGGGCATCAGTCGTGGTTGCtgtggcggcgccggcagcagctCCACCGCCGGCACGACCACGAgcagcggcagcgccgccggcgctgAGCCCTCTGAGCTCgcgtgcggctgcggcggcgactCTCTTCGTGTTGGGGTGTGCGTCGACGGCGCTCGCCCTCCTCGCCTTGTCCCTCAACCCGGCCGACGCCGGCTTCCTG GGGCCCTGCGCGCCGacggggcaggcggcggcgaaccTGCGCGCCTCGTCcgtgctgatgctgctggccgtggcggcgctggcgctCGCGGGCACGGTGGCCGTgctggcgccggcgcgcccGTTCGCGCCCTTCGCCTGCGCGCTGGGTGCCGTCAccgcctacgccgccgtggTCGTCCTCCCGAGGGTCGTCGCCTGCCACGGTCACGGCCACGGAGCGATCGCCGTCTACTACGGTCTCTTCGTCGCCATGCTGTGCGCCGCGCTGttcgcggccgtcgccgtcgccgttgccGGGGATCATTAG
- the LOC101766213 gene encoding cytochrome P450 89A2, with protein MDTPLLLLVALLLFLLPLLLLAQHGVRKGKNGGRLPPGPLAVPLLGNGQRHSVQHLVARYGPVVSLRVGTRLVVLVSDRCIAHAALVETGAALADRPAPTRAFLGETGHTISRASYGPVWRLLRRNLVAGTLHPSRVRLFAPARAWARGALVNKLRTSSEAPPHVAEELRHAVSCLLVLMCFGERLSEPAVRAVAAAQRNWLLFTAYRAHVFAFWPAVTKHLFRHRLQMGLAARRMQKEVFMPLIEARRERKKQLSQGGGDGGAGAPKKATTFEHSYVDTLFDIKLPDEGGRGLTDDDLVSLCSEFLAAGTDTTSTALQWIMAELVKNPAIQEKLHSEIKATCGDEQEEVGEEDTRRMPYLKAVVLEGLRRHPPAHALLAHLAAEDIDVCGYLIPRGAFVHFTVAEMGWDEREWGNPMEFSPERFLPGGDGEGVDVTGTKGIRMMPFGAGRRICAGLGVAVLHLDYFVANLVREFEWHEVPGDEVDLTERHEITTVMKKPLRPRLVPRRIHRVAAATQ; from the coding sequence ATGGACACACCACTCCTGCTCCtcgtcgccctcctcctcttcctcctcccgctcctcctgCTCGCGCAGCACGGGGTCAGAAAAGGCAAGAACGGTGGCCGTCTCCCGCCGGGCCCACTGGCCGTGCCGTTGCTCGGCAACGGGCAGAGGCACTCGGTCCAGCACCTCGTGGCTCGGTACGGCCCCGTCGTGTCGTTGCGTGTGGGCACCCGCCTCGTCGTCCTGGTGTCCGACCGCTGCATCGCGCACGCGGCCCTGGTGGAGACCGGCGCGGCGCTGGCCGACCGCCCGGCGCCCACGCGCGCGTTCCTCGGCGAGACCGGCCACACCATCTCACGCGCCAGCTACGGGCCCGTGTGGCGCCTCCTGCGCCGCAACCTCGTCGCCGGGACGCTGCACCCGTCGCGGGTCCGGCTGTTCGCcccggcgcgcgcgtgggcgcgcggcgcgctCGTCAACAAGCTCCGGACGTCGTCGGAGGCGCCGCCCCACGTGGCGGAGGAGCTCCGGCACGCCGTGTCCTGCCTTCTCGTGCTGATGTGCTTCGGTGAGCGCCTGAGTGAGCCCGCCGttcgcgccgtcgccgccgcgcagcgGAACTGGCTCCTGTTCACGGCCTACCGCGCGCACGTGTTCGCGTTCTGGCCGGCGGTGACCAAGCACCTcttccgccaccgcctccagaTGGGGCTGGCTGCTCGGCGGATGCAGAAGGAGGTCTTCATGCCGCTGATCGAAGCTCGCCGGGAGCGCAAGAAGCAACTCAGCcaaggcggtggcgacggcggcgctggggcGCCAAAGAAGGCCACGACATTCGAGCACTCGTACGTGGACACGCTGTTCGACATCAAGCTCCCCGACGAGGGGGGCCGCGGGCTCACCGACGACGACCTAGTCAGCCTCTGCTCCGAGTTCCTCGCCGCGGGGACCGACACGACGTCCACCGCTCTGCAGTGGATCATGGCGGAGCTGGTCAAGAACCCGGCCATCCAGGAGAAGCTCCACAGCGAGATCAAGGCGACGTGCGGTGACGAGCAAGAGGAGGTCGGCGAGGAGGACACGCGCAGGATGCCGTACCTCAAGGCCGTCGTCCTCGAGGGCCTGCGCCGGCACCCTCCGGCGCACGCCCTGCTGGCGCACCTGGCGGCGGAGGACATAGACGTCTGCGGGTACCTGATCCCCAGGGGCGCTTTCGTGCACTTCACGGTGGCGGAGATGGGCTGGGACGAGCGGGAGTGGGGGAACCCGATGGAATTCTCGCCGGAGCGGTTCttgcccggcggcgacggcgagggcgtgGACGTGACGGGCACCAAGGGGATCAGGATGATGCCGTTCGGCGCGGGCCGGAGGATCTGCGCGGGGCTCGGCGTCGCCGTGCTGCACCTGGATTACTTCGTGGCCAACTTGGTGCGCGAGTTCGAGTGGCACGAGGTgcccggcgacgaggtggacCTCACCGAGAGGCATGAGATCACCACCGTCATGAAGAAGCCGCTCCGCCCGCGCCTCGTGCCCAGGAGGATCCACCGTGTTGCTGCTGCTACACAGTAG